A stretch of the Vigna radiata var. radiata cultivar VC1973A chromosome 7, Vradiata_ver6, whole genome shotgun sequence genome encodes the following:
- the LOC106768683 gene encoding translocase of chloroplast 90, chloroplastic isoform X2 → MKGVRDWVFSQILSKSVVSPSSLSGGNSFYAEEHRIQNENFNEQDHSASSVSSSIPSDSSNSSNGDQSNHHSSSLQLVADTEVDHYLDNTNRRRKDTLAKVEDLQVKFFRLLQRLGQSQENLLVAKVLYRMHLATLIRTKESDLKRVNHSSSRAREIANEQEAIGMPELDFSCRILLLGKSGVGKSATINSIFGQAKTTTGAFQPATNRIQEVVGNVNGLNITFIDTPGFLPSSTNNMKRNRRIMLSIRRFIRKSPPDIVLYFERLDFINAGYVDFPLLKLVTEVFGTAIWFNTIVVMTHSSSAIPEGPDGYTMNYESYISHCTNIIQQHIQQAVFDSRLENPVLLVENHSQCPKNIMGEKILPNGQVWRSQLLFFCICTKVLGDVNSLLKFQNSVELGPSSSTRIPSMPHLLSSLLRHHPISNLSGTDDEIEEILLYDNEEDENDQLPPIRVLTKSQFEMLSEPLKKDYLDEMDYRETLFLKKQLKEDYRKRKEKLLSTEQKFLNSDNPDDQQAPPEPVLLPDMAVPPCFDSDCHGHRYRCLVSDDQWLVRPVLDPQGWDHDAGFDGINLEATTEIKKNVYASVVGQMNKNKQDFSIQSECAAAYVDPWGPTYSMGVDVQSTGKDYMCTVRSNTKLKNIKHNIADCGISLTSLAKRYYVGAKLEDTVFVGKRLKFVLNAGRMEGAGQMAYGGSFEANLRGEDYPVRDDNVSLTMTVLSFNKEMVLSGSLRSEFRLSRTSRASISGNLNSRKMGQVCIKISSSDNLQIASVAFFSILKFLSRRKPTRNVVKEVTD, encoded by the exons ATGAAAGGTGTTAGAGATTGGGTTTTCTCTCAAATTCTATCCAAATCAGTGGTTTCGCCATCATCATTATCGGGTGGCAATAGTTTTTACGCTGAAGAGCACCGGAttcagaatgaaaattttaatgagCAAG ATCACTCGGCTAGTTCAGTATCATCATCCATCCCTTCTGACTCATCAAATTCTTCAAATGGTGATCAGAGCAATCATCACAGTTCCTCCTTGCAGCTAGTTGCAGATACAGAAGTTGATCACTATCTAGATAACACTAATAGAAGACGGAAGGATACTTTAGCCAAGGTTGAGGATCTCCAGGTTAAATTCTTCAGATTGCTACAGCGCCTTGGCCAGTCACAAGAAAATCTTTTGGTCGCAAAGGTTCTCTATCGGATGCACCTGGCAACTTTGATTCGTACCAAGGAATCAGATCTGAAAAGAGTTAACCACAGTAGCAGTAGAGCCCGAGAAATAGCAAATGAACAGGAAGCTATTGGCATGCCTGAATTGGATTTCTCTTGCCGAATACTTCTACTTGGTAAATCAGGAGTCGGTAAAAGTGCTACCATAAATTCTATATTTGGTCAAGCAAAAACCACCACAGGCGCATTTCAACCAGCTACTAATCGCATCCAAGAAGTTGTGGGCAATGTCAATGGTCTTAACATAACATTTATTGATACCCCTGGTTTCCTGCCTTCCTCGACTAATAATATGAAGAGAAATAGGAGGATCATGCTTTCTATAAGGAGATTCATTAGAAAGTCCCCTCCAGATATTGTTTTGTACTTTGAACGCCTTGATTTTATCAATGCTGGTTATGTTGACTTCCCACTTTTGAAACTTGTAACCGAAGTGTTTGGCACTGCGATTTGGTTCAACACCATCGTAGTTATGACTCATTCTTCCTCTGCCATTCCGGAAGGACCTGATGGGTATACTATGAATTATGAGTCATATATTTCTCACTGTACTAATATAATACAGCAGCATATACAGCAGGCAGTGTTTGATTCTAGGCTTGAAAACCCTGTACTTTTGGTTGAGAACCATTCTCAATGCCCAAAAAATATCATGGGAGAGAAAATTCTCCCAAATGGTCAAGTTTGGAGATCTCAACTCTTGTTCTTTTGCATTTGTACCAAAGTTCTGGGCGATGTAAATTCTCTTCTCAAGTTTCAGAACAGTGTAGAACTAGGACCGTCAAGCAGTACCCGAATTCCTTCTATGCCCCATCTCCTTTCGTCTCTCCTACGCCATCACCCTATATCCAATTTAAGTGGCActgatgatgaaattgaggaAATATTACTCTATGATaacgaagaagatgaaaatgatcAACTTCCACCCATACGAGTGTTGACGAAATCTCAGTTTGAAATGTTGTCTGAGCCGTTGAAAAAAGATTATCTGGATGAAATGGATTACAGGGAAACCCTTTTCTTGAAGAAACAGTTGAAAGAAGACTACCGTAAGCGCAAAGAGAAGCTACTCTCAACAGAGCAGAAGTTTTTGAACAGTGATAACCCGGATGATCAACAGGCACCTCCTGAGCCTGTTTTGCTACCCGATATGGCTGTTCCTCCATGTTTTGACTCAGACTGCCACGGCCATAGATATCGTTGCCTTGTTTCTGACGACCAATGGCTTGTGAGGCCTGTTCTTGATCCCCAAGGATGGGATCACGATGCGGGCTTTGATGGTATAAACTTGGAGGCAACTAcagaaataaagaagaatgtATATGCTTCAGTTGTGGGACAGATGAATAAGAACAAGCAGGATTTCAGTATTCAATCCGAGTGTGCTGCAGCTTATGTTGATCCATGGGGCCCTACTTATTCTATGGGTGTTGATGTTCAGTCCACGGGTAAAGATTATATGTGTACTGTTCGTAGCAACACAAAGTTGAAAAACATAAAGCACAATATTGCCGACTGTGGTATTTCCTTAACATCTTTGGCAAAGAGGTACTATGTCGGTGCAAAACTTGAGGATACTGTGTTTGTTGGGAAGAGATTAAAATTTGTCTTGAATGCTGGGCGCATGGAGGGTGCAGGACAAATGGCATATGGTGGgagttttgaagctaatttacGAGGGGAGGATTATCCGGTAAGAGATGACAATGTAAGTTTGACAATGACAGTACTCTCTTTCAACAAGGAAATGGTGTTGAGTGGAAGCTTACGATCGGAGTTCAGGTTATCTAGAACCTCACGAGCATCTATAAGTGGTAATCTAAATAGTCGTAAAATGGGGC
- the LOC106768683 gene encoding translocase of chloroplast 90, chloroplastic isoform X1, with protein MKGVRDWVFSQILSKSVVSPSSLSGGNSFYAEEHRIQNENFNEQGSDHSASSVSSSIPSDSSNSSNGDQSNHHSSSLQLVADTEVDHYLDNTNRRRKDTLAKVEDLQVKFFRLLQRLGQSQENLLVAKVLYRMHLATLIRTKESDLKRVNHSSSRAREIANEQEAIGMPELDFSCRILLLGKSGVGKSATINSIFGQAKTTTGAFQPATNRIQEVVGNVNGLNITFIDTPGFLPSSTNNMKRNRRIMLSIRRFIRKSPPDIVLYFERLDFINAGYVDFPLLKLVTEVFGTAIWFNTIVVMTHSSSAIPEGPDGYTMNYESYISHCTNIIQQHIQQAVFDSRLENPVLLVENHSQCPKNIMGEKILPNGQVWRSQLLFFCICTKVLGDVNSLLKFQNSVELGPSSSTRIPSMPHLLSSLLRHHPISNLSGTDDEIEEILLYDNEEDENDQLPPIRVLTKSQFEMLSEPLKKDYLDEMDYRETLFLKKQLKEDYRKRKEKLLSTEQKFLNSDNPDDQQAPPEPVLLPDMAVPPCFDSDCHGHRYRCLVSDDQWLVRPVLDPQGWDHDAGFDGINLEATTEIKKNVYASVVGQMNKNKQDFSIQSECAAAYVDPWGPTYSMGVDVQSTGKDYMCTVRSNTKLKNIKHNIADCGISLTSLAKRYYVGAKLEDTVFVGKRLKFVLNAGRMEGAGQMAYGGSFEANLRGEDYPVRDDNVSLTMTVLSFNKEMVLSGSLRSEFRLSRTSRASISGNLNSRKMGQVCIKISSSDNLQIASVAFFSILKFLSRRKPTRNVVKEVTD; from the exons ATGAAAGGTGTTAGAGATTGGGTTTTCTCTCAAATTCTATCCAAATCAGTGGTTTCGCCATCATCATTATCGGGTGGCAATAGTTTTTACGCTGAAGAGCACCGGAttcagaatgaaaattttaatgagCAAG GTTCAGATCACTCGGCTAGTTCAGTATCATCATCCATCCCTTCTGACTCATCAAATTCTTCAAATGGTGATCAGAGCAATCATCACAGTTCCTCCTTGCAGCTAGTTGCAGATACAGAAGTTGATCACTATCTAGATAACACTAATAGAAGACGGAAGGATACTTTAGCCAAGGTTGAGGATCTCCAGGTTAAATTCTTCAGATTGCTACAGCGCCTTGGCCAGTCACAAGAAAATCTTTTGGTCGCAAAGGTTCTCTATCGGATGCACCTGGCAACTTTGATTCGTACCAAGGAATCAGATCTGAAAAGAGTTAACCACAGTAGCAGTAGAGCCCGAGAAATAGCAAATGAACAGGAAGCTATTGGCATGCCTGAATTGGATTTCTCTTGCCGAATACTTCTACTTGGTAAATCAGGAGTCGGTAAAAGTGCTACCATAAATTCTATATTTGGTCAAGCAAAAACCACCACAGGCGCATTTCAACCAGCTACTAATCGCATCCAAGAAGTTGTGGGCAATGTCAATGGTCTTAACATAACATTTATTGATACCCCTGGTTTCCTGCCTTCCTCGACTAATAATATGAAGAGAAATAGGAGGATCATGCTTTCTATAAGGAGATTCATTAGAAAGTCCCCTCCAGATATTGTTTTGTACTTTGAACGCCTTGATTTTATCAATGCTGGTTATGTTGACTTCCCACTTTTGAAACTTGTAACCGAAGTGTTTGGCACTGCGATTTGGTTCAACACCATCGTAGTTATGACTCATTCTTCCTCTGCCATTCCGGAAGGACCTGATGGGTATACTATGAATTATGAGTCATATATTTCTCACTGTACTAATATAATACAGCAGCATATACAGCAGGCAGTGTTTGATTCTAGGCTTGAAAACCCTGTACTTTTGGTTGAGAACCATTCTCAATGCCCAAAAAATATCATGGGAGAGAAAATTCTCCCAAATGGTCAAGTTTGGAGATCTCAACTCTTGTTCTTTTGCATTTGTACCAAAGTTCTGGGCGATGTAAATTCTCTTCTCAAGTTTCAGAACAGTGTAGAACTAGGACCGTCAAGCAGTACCCGAATTCCTTCTATGCCCCATCTCCTTTCGTCTCTCCTACGCCATCACCCTATATCCAATTTAAGTGGCActgatgatgaaattgaggaAATATTACTCTATGATaacgaagaagatgaaaatgatcAACTTCCACCCATACGAGTGTTGACGAAATCTCAGTTTGAAATGTTGTCTGAGCCGTTGAAAAAAGATTATCTGGATGAAATGGATTACAGGGAAACCCTTTTCTTGAAGAAACAGTTGAAAGAAGACTACCGTAAGCGCAAAGAGAAGCTACTCTCAACAGAGCAGAAGTTTTTGAACAGTGATAACCCGGATGATCAACAGGCACCTCCTGAGCCTGTTTTGCTACCCGATATGGCTGTTCCTCCATGTTTTGACTCAGACTGCCACGGCCATAGATATCGTTGCCTTGTTTCTGACGACCAATGGCTTGTGAGGCCTGTTCTTGATCCCCAAGGATGGGATCACGATGCGGGCTTTGATGGTATAAACTTGGAGGCAACTAcagaaataaagaagaatgtATATGCTTCAGTTGTGGGACAGATGAATAAGAACAAGCAGGATTTCAGTATTCAATCCGAGTGTGCTGCAGCTTATGTTGATCCATGGGGCCCTACTTATTCTATGGGTGTTGATGTTCAGTCCACGGGTAAAGATTATATGTGTACTGTTCGTAGCAACACAAAGTTGAAAAACATAAAGCACAATATTGCCGACTGTGGTATTTCCTTAACATCTTTGGCAAAGAGGTACTATGTCGGTGCAAAACTTGAGGATACTGTGTTTGTTGGGAAGAGATTAAAATTTGTCTTGAATGCTGGGCGCATGGAGGGTGCAGGACAAATGGCATATGGTGGgagttttgaagctaatttacGAGGGGAGGATTATCCGGTAAGAGATGACAATGTAAGTTTGACAATGACAGTACTCTCTTTCAACAAGGAAATGGTGTTGAGTGGAAGCTTACGATCGGAGTTCAGGTTATCTAGAACCTCACGAGCATCTATAAGTGGTAATCTAAATAGTCGTAAAATGGGGC
- the LOC106768683 gene encoding translocase of chloroplast 90, chloroplastic isoform X3, with amino-acid sequence MHLATLIRTKESDLKRVNHSSSRAREIANEQEAIGMPELDFSCRILLLGKSGVGKSATINSIFGQAKTTTGAFQPATNRIQEVVGNVNGLNITFIDTPGFLPSSTNNMKRNRRIMLSIRRFIRKSPPDIVLYFERLDFINAGYVDFPLLKLVTEVFGTAIWFNTIVVMTHSSSAIPEGPDGYTMNYESYISHCTNIIQQHIQQAVFDSRLENPVLLVENHSQCPKNIMGEKILPNGQVWRSQLLFFCICTKVLGDVNSLLKFQNSVELGPSSSTRIPSMPHLLSSLLRHHPISNLSGTDDEIEEILLYDNEEDENDQLPPIRVLTKSQFEMLSEPLKKDYLDEMDYRETLFLKKQLKEDYRKRKEKLLSTEQKFLNSDNPDDQQAPPEPVLLPDMAVPPCFDSDCHGHRYRCLVSDDQWLVRPVLDPQGWDHDAGFDGINLEATTEIKKNVYASVVGQMNKNKQDFSIQSECAAAYVDPWGPTYSMGVDVQSTGKDYMCTVRSNTKLKNIKHNIADCGISLTSLAKRYYVGAKLEDTVFVGKRLKFVLNAGRMEGAGQMAYGGSFEANLRGEDYPVRDDNVSLTMTVLSFNKEMVLSGSLRSEFRLSRTSRASISGNLNSRKMGQVCIKISSSDNLQIASVAFFSILKFLSRRKPTRNVVKEVTD; translated from the coding sequence ATGCACCTGGCAACTTTGATTCGTACCAAGGAATCAGATCTGAAAAGAGTTAACCACAGTAGCAGTAGAGCCCGAGAAATAGCAAATGAACAGGAAGCTATTGGCATGCCTGAATTGGATTTCTCTTGCCGAATACTTCTACTTGGTAAATCAGGAGTCGGTAAAAGTGCTACCATAAATTCTATATTTGGTCAAGCAAAAACCACCACAGGCGCATTTCAACCAGCTACTAATCGCATCCAAGAAGTTGTGGGCAATGTCAATGGTCTTAACATAACATTTATTGATACCCCTGGTTTCCTGCCTTCCTCGACTAATAATATGAAGAGAAATAGGAGGATCATGCTTTCTATAAGGAGATTCATTAGAAAGTCCCCTCCAGATATTGTTTTGTACTTTGAACGCCTTGATTTTATCAATGCTGGTTATGTTGACTTCCCACTTTTGAAACTTGTAACCGAAGTGTTTGGCACTGCGATTTGGTTCAACACCATCGTAGTTATGACTCATTCTTCCTCTGCCATTCCGGAAGGACCTGATGGGTATACTATGAATTATGAGTCATATATTTCTCACTGTACTAATATAATACAGCAGCATATACAGCAGGCAGTGTTTGATTCTAGGCTTGAAAACCCTGTACTTTTGGTTGAGAACCATTCTCAATGCCCAAAAAATATCATGGGAGAGAAAATTCTCCCAAATGGTCAAGTTTGGAGATCTCAACTCTTGTTCTTTTGCATTTGTACCAAAGTTCTGGGCGATGTAAATTCTCTTCTCAAGTTTCAGAACAGTGTAGAACTAGGACCGTCAAGCAGTACCCGAATTCCTTCTATGCCCCATCTCCTTTCGTCTCTCCTACGCCATCACCCTATATCCAATTTAAGTGGCActgatgatgaaattgaggaAATATTACTCTATGATaacgaagaagatgaaaatgatcAACTTCCACCCATACGAGTGTTGACGAAATCTCAGTTTGAAATGTTGTCTGAGCCGTTGAAAAAAGATTATCTGGATGAAATGGATTACAGGGAAACCCTTTTCTTGAAGAAACAGTTGAAAGAAGACTACCGTAAGCGCAAAGAGAAGCTACTCTCAACAGAGCAGAAGTTTTTGAACAGTGATAACCCGGATGATCAACAGGCACCTCCTGAGCCTGTTTTGCTACCCGATATGGCTGTTCCTCCATGTTTTGACTCAGACTGCCACGGCCATAGATATCGTTGCCTTGTTTCTGACGACCAATGGCTTGTGAGGCCTGTTCTTGATCCCCAAGGATGGGATCACGATGCGGGCTTTGATGGTATAAACTTGGAGGCAACTAcagaaataaagaagaatgtATATGCTTCAGTTGTGGGACAGATGAATAAGAACAAGCAGGATTTCAGTATTCAATCCGAGTGTGCTGCAGCTTATGTTGATCCATGGGGCCCTACTTATTCTATGGGTGTTGATGTTCAGTCCACGGGTAAAGATTATATGTGTACTGTTCGTAGCAACACAAAGTTGAAAAACATAAAGCACAATATTGCCGACTGTGGTATTTCCTTAACATCTTTGGCAAAGAGGTACTATGTCGGTGCAAAACTTGAGGATACTGTGTTTGTTGGGAAGAGATTAAAATTTGTCTTGAATGCTGGGCGCATGGAGGGTGCAGGACAAATGGCATATGGTGGgagttttgaagctaatttacGAGGGGAGGATTATCCGGTAAGAGATGACAATGTAAGTTTGACAATGACAGTACTCTCTTTCAACAAGGAAATGGTGTTGAGTGGAAGCTTACGATCGGAGTTCAGGTTATCTAGAACCTCACGAGCATCTATAAGTGGTAATCTAAATAGTCGTAAAATGGGGC